A single genomic interval of Solimonas sp. K1W22B-7 harbors:
- the kdpB gene encoding potassium-transporting ATPase subunit KdpB, with translation MTHKTKSLLDRALLMPALLDAFRKLAPGKLAHNPVIFITALVAALSTVLFFRDLFSGAGNLLFSGQVIAWLWFTVLFANFAEAIAEGRGKAQAAELRKTRTQTVANRLRDNRVEQVHATELRIGDRVRVSAGEIIPGDGDVVLGVATVDESAITGESAPVIREAGGDRSAVTGGTRVLSDTIELRITAASGSSFLDRMIALVEGAARQKTPNEIALNVLLAGMSLIFVLAVSTIPGFVVYAGGQVSVIVLAALFVTLIPTTIGALLSAIGIAGMNRLVRFNVLATSGRAVEAAGDVDTLLLDKTGTITLGNRQATALHALPGVYENELVDAAQLASLSDETPEGRSIVILAKQQHGLRGREMSSLHAKFIPFTAQTRMSGVDIDGHEIRKGAVEAVKDYVKSHASGHAIPPELDEITERIAKGGGTPLAVVRDGRVLGVVQLKDIVKGGIRERFAELRAMGIRTVMITGDNPMTAAAIAAEAGVDDFLAQATPEKKLELIRAEQAKGKLVAMCGDGTNDAPALAQADVGVAMQTGTAAAREAGNMVDLDSDPTKLIEIVGIGKQMLMTRGALTTFSIANDVAKYFAIIPALFIAFYPQLGALNIMGLASPQSAILSAIIFNALIILALIPLALRGVAYRPAPAASLLGRNLAIYGLGGIVVPFIGIKLIDLFVAAAGLA, from the coding sequence ATGACGCATAAAACCAAGTCCCTGCTCGACCGCGCGCTGCTGATGCCGGCCCTGCTGGACGCTTTCCGCAAGCTGGCTCCGGGCAAACTGGCGCACAACCCGGTGATCTTCATCACCGCGCTGGTCGCCGCCCTGTCCACCGTGCTGTTCTTCCGCGATCTGTTCAGCGGCGCCGGCAACCTGCTGTTCTCCGGCCAGGTCATCGCCTGGCTGTGGTTCACCGTGCTGTTCGCCAACTTCGCCGAGGCGATCGCCGAGGGCCGCGGCAAGGCCCAGGCGGCCGAATTGCGCAAGACCCGGACGCAGACCGTCGCCAACCGCCTGCGCGACAACCGCGTCGAGCAGGTCCACGCCACCGAGCTGCGTATCGGCGATCGCGTTCGCGTCAGCGCCGGGGAGATCATTCCCGGCGACGGCGACGTGGTCCTGGGCGTCGCCACGGTGGACGAGTCCGCCATCACCGGCGAGTCCGCGCCGGTGATCCGCGAGGCCGGCGGCGACCGCTCCGCGGTGACCGGCGGCACCCGTGTACTGTCCGACACGATCGAGCTGCGCATCACTGCCGCCAGCGGCTCCAGCTTCCTGGACCGCATGATCGCCCTGGTGGAGGGTGCCGCGCGGCAGAAGACGCCCAACGAGATCGCGCTGAACGTGCTGCTGGCCGGCATGAGCCTGATCTTCGTGCTGGCGGTGTCCACCATCCCCGGCTTCGTGGTCTATGCCGGCGGCCAGGTATCGGTGATCGTGCTGGCGGCACTGTTCGTGACGCTGATCCCCACCACCATCGGCGCACTGCTGTCGGCGATCGGCATCGCCGGCATGAACCGCCTGGTGCGCTTCAACGTGCTGGCGACCTCGGGCCGCGCAGTGGAGGCCGCCGGCGACGTCGACACCCTGCTGCTCGACAAGACCGGCACGATCACCCTGGGCAACCGCCAGGCCACTGCCCTGCATGCCCTCCCCGGCGTCTACGAGAACGAACTGGTCGATGCCGCACAGCTCGCCAGCCTCTCCGACGAAACCCCCGAAGGCCGCAGCATCGTGATCCTGGCCAAGCAGCAGCACGGCCTGCGCGGCCGCGAGATGTCATCGCTGCACGCGAAGTTCATCCCCTTCACCGCGCAGACGCGGATGTCAGGCGTCGATATCGACGGCCATGAGATTCGCAAAGGCGCCGTCGAGGCGGTGAAGGACTACGTCAAGTCGCATGCCTCCGGCCACGCCATCCCGCCGGAACTGGACGAGATCACCGAACGCATCGCCAAGGGCGGCGGCACGCCGCTGGCGGTGGTCCGCGACGGCCGCGTGCTGGGCGTGGTGCAGCTCAAGGACATCGTCAAGGGCGGCATCCGCGAGCGCTTCGCCGAACTGCGCGCCATGGGCATCCGCACCGTGATGATCACCGGCGACAACCCGATGACCGCGGCGGCGATCGCCGCCGAGGCCGGCGTCGACGACTTCCTGGCCCAGGCCACGCCGGAGAAGAAGCTGGAGCTGATCCGCGCCGAACAGGCCAAGGGCAAGCTGGTGGCGATGTGCGGCGACGGCACCAATGACGCGCCGGCACTGGCCCAGGCCGACGTCGGCGTGGCGATGCAGACCGGTACCGCCGCGGCCCGCGAGGCCGGCAACATGGTGGACCTGGACTCCGATCCGACCAAGCTGATCGAGATCGTCGGCATCGGCAAGCAGATGCTGATGACGCGCGGCGCGCTGACCACGTTCAGCATCGCCAACGACGTCGCCAAGTACTTCGCCATCATCCCGGCGCTGTTCATCGCCTTCTACCCGCAGCTCGGCGCGCTGAACATCATGGGCCTGGCTTCGCCGCAGTCCGCGATCCTGTCCGCGATCATCTTCAATGCCCTGATCATCCTGGCGCTGATCCCGCTGGCGCTGCGCGGCGTCGCCTACCGGCCGGCGCCGGCAGCCAGTCTGCTGGGACGCAACCTGGCGATCTACGGCCTCGGCGGCATCGTCGTCCCCTTCATCGGCATCAAGCTGATCGACCTTTTCGTCGCGGCCGCCGGCCTCGCCTAG
- the kdpC gene encoding potassium-transporting ATPase subunit KdpC, with amino-acid sequence MRIHVLTDTPPSPGVLRPALALLLLFTLLTGVVYPLVVTGLARVAFPVQAGGSLIERNGQVVGSALLGQRFQAAQYFQGRPSGAGAEGYDAAASSGSNYGPTSKALLERVAGDVERLRKEQPGQQVPADLATASGSGLDPHISPAAAEYQVARVAAARKLPEDRVRQLVREHTQGRDLGFLGDPAVNVLQLNLALDALSPPPDGSAPAALP; translated from the coding sequence ATGCGTATCCATGTCCTCACCGATACCCCGCCCAGCCCCGGCGTCCTGCGCCCGGCCCTGGCCCTGCTGCTCCTGTTCACGCTGCTGACCGGCGTGGTCTATCCGCTCGTGGTCACCGGCCTGGCGCGGGTCGCCTTCCCCGTACAGGCGGGCGGCAGCCTGATCGAGCGCAACGGCCAGGTGGTCGGCTCGGCCCTCCTGGGGCAGCGTTTCCAGGCCGCCCAGTACTTCCAGGGGCGCCCTTCCGGAGCGGGAGCCGAGGGCTACGACGCCGCGGCGTCCAGCGGCTCCAACTACGGACCCACTTCCAAGGCCCTGCTCGAGCGCGTCGCCGGCGACGTCGAACGGCTGCGCAAGGAACAGCCGGGGCAACAGGTCCCGGCCGATCTGGCGACCGCCTCCGGCAGCGGCCTGGACCCGCACATCAGCCCGGCCGCGGCGGAGTACCAGGTCGCCCGCGTCGCTGCCGCGCGCAAGCTGCCGGAGGATCGCGTGCGGCAGCTGGTGCGCGAGCATACCCAGGGCCGCGATCTGGGCTTCCTCGGCGATCCGGCCGTCAACGTCCTGCAGCTGAACCTGGCCCTGGACGCCCTCTCGCCCCCACCGGACGGCAGTGCACCGGCGGCTCTGCCCTGA
- a CDS encoding sensor histidine kinase — protein MNTLVPDPPRPSPDALLERARREQRGKLKVFLGAAPGVGKTYEMLSSARKKQRDGVDVVIGIVETHGRRETMALLEGLPLLARKRVPYEGRELEEMDLDAILARKPQLVLVDELAHTNAPGSRHPKRHMDVEELLGTGIDVYSTLNIQHLESLNDVVASITRVRVRETVPDAILDLADEIEVIDITPEELIERLREGKVYHGDAGERALQGYFNTGNLTALRELALRRTAERVDEQLRHHRRAQGIQDVWAAGESVLVCITESPGSQALVRRAKRLADRFDAPWTALYLETARSLQLDERQRDQIAETLRLAERLDGNALSIPGSSDIAGDVLAYASEHNVTHIVTGKSRRSRWFELLHGSVVDQLVRRARNISIHVIADPEVEKKPVAPRRLGRAGNWNLAALLPVTLLVAAATSLGWVIHAATKVHNVALIFLAAVMISATRYGLVPSLYAALASSAAYNFFFLEPRYNFTIGDPANVLSLIFFIAVSVLVSQLMVRLREQGMATREQAHSTAELLNFTRRLAGLRKLEELLAVTAEQTTRILDLQAVVLLPEDDGQRLRADPAGPLDEKDLAAAHWCFEKGQPTGRGADTLPGASRLYVPLRTPAGIVGVLGVQRGDGEFLLHPSERRMIDTIADLAAITVERIRLAKQIDQARTLAETEQLRSALLTSISHDLRTPLASIMGSISSLRSYDAMYTAGQREELLVTAQDETERMHRFVGNLLDMTRLDAGALQPKRETCELQEIVGSALQHTARLLERHQVVTAYAPDLPMLSLDFVLMEQVLVNLLENAGKYAPEGSRIEVSAQRHRYAVSIEVRDEGPGIPEADLQRIFDPFFRIRGGDRQRAGIGLGLAVCRGFVDAMGGRIRARNRRERSGSVFEIELPSSLFVAPAQGIES, from the coding sequence ATGAACACGCTTGTCCCGGACCCTCCGCGCCCCTCCCCCGATGCCCTGCTCGAACGCGCCAGGCGCGAGCAGCGCGGCAAGCTGAAGGTCTTCCTGGGCGCCGCGCCGGGCGTGGGCAAGACCTACGAGATGCTGTCCTCGGCGCGAAAGAAGCAGCGCGACGGCGTGGACGTGGTGATCGGCATCGTCGAGACCCACGGACGCCGCGAAACGATGGCGCTGCTGGAGGGCTTGCCGCTGCTTGCGCGCAAGCGCGTGCCCTACGAGGGACGCGAACTGGAGGAGATGGACCTCGACGCCATCCTGGCACGCAAGCCCCAGCTGGTCCTGGTCGACGAACTGGCGCATACCAATGCGCCGGGCAGCCGACACCCCAAGCGCCATATGGACGTCGAGGAACTGCTGGGTACCGGCATCGACGTCTACTCGACGCTGAACATCCAGCATCTCGAAAGCCTCAACGACGTCGTTGCCAGCATCACGCGCGTGCGGGTGCGGGAAACCGTGCCCGACGCGATACTCGACCTGGCCGACGAAATCGAAGTCATCGACATCACGCCGGAAGAACTGATCGAACGCCTGCGCGAGGGCAAGGTCTACCATGGCGATGCCGGTGAGCGCGCCCTGCAGGGCTACTTCAACACCGGCAACCTGACCGCCCTGCGCGAACTGGCGCTGCGCCGTACCGCGGAGCGGGTCGACGAGCAGTTGCGCCACCACCGTCGCGCCCAGGGCATCCAGGACGTCTGGGCCGCCGGCGAGAGCGTACTGGTCTGCATCACCGAATCACCGGGCTCGCAGGCCCTGGTCCGCCGCGCCAAGCGCCTGGCCGACCGCTTCGATGCGCCCTGGACGGCGCTGTACCTGGAAACCGCGCGCAGCCTGCAGCTGGACGAGCGCCAGCGCGACCAGATCGCCGAGACGCTGCGGCTGGCCGAACGGCTCGACGGCAACGCATTGTCGATTCCCGGCAGCAGCGATATCGCCGGCGACGTGCTGGCCTACGCCAGCGAGCACAACGTCACCCACATCGTCACCGGAAAGTCGCGGCGCAGCCGCTGGTTCGAGCTGCTGCACGGTTCGGTGGTCGACCAGCTGGTCCGGCGTGCGCGCAACATTTCGATCCACGTCATCGCCGACCCCGAGGTCGAAAAGAAGCCGGTCGCACCGCGGCGCCTCGGGCGTGCCGGCAACTGGAATCTCGCGGCGCTGTTGCCCGTCACCCTGCTGGTCGCCGCCGCCACGTCGCTGGGCTGGGTCATCCACGCCGCCACCAAGGTGCACAACGTGGCGCTGATCTTCCTGGCGGCCGTCATGATCAGCGCGACGCGCTATGGACTCGTGCCCAGCCTCTACGCGGCCCTTGCCAGTTCGGCGGCCTACAACTTCTTCTTTCTCGAACCGCGCTACAACTTCACGATCGGCGATCCGGCCAACGTGCTGTCGCTGATTTTCTTCATCGCCGTATCGGTACTGGTCAGCCAGCTGATGGTACGGCTGCGCGAACAGGGGATGGCGACCCGCGAGCAGGCCCACAGCACTGCCGAGCTGCTCAACTTCACGCGCCGGCTGGCAGGCCTGCGCAAGCTGGAGGAACTGCTCGCCGTCACGGCGGAACAGACCACCCGCATCCTCGACCTGCAGGCGGTGGTCCTGCTGCCCGAGGATGACGGCCAGCGCCTGCGCGCCGACCCCGCGGGCCCGCTGGACGAAAAGGATCTCGCCGCTGCGCACTGGTGCTTCGAGAAGGGCCAGCCCACCGGTCGTGGCGCCGACACCCTGCCCGGCGCCAGCCGCCTGTACGTGCCGCTGCGGACACCGGCGGGTATCGTTGGCGTGCTCGGCGTCCAGCGCGGCGATGGTGAATTCCTGCTGCATCCCTCGGAGCGGCGCATGATCGACACCATCGCCGACCTGGCGGCGATCACCGTCGAGCGCATCCGCCTGGCCAAGCAGATCGACCAGGCGCGCACGCTGGCGGAAACCGAGCAACTGCGTTCGGCCCTGCTCACCTCGATCTCGCACGACCTGCGCACGCCGCTGGCGAGCATCATGGGCTCCATTTCCTCGCTGCGGTCCTACGACGCGATGTATACGGCCGGGCAACGCGAGGAACTGCTGGTCACCGCCCAGGACGAAACCGAGCGCATGCACCGCTTCGTCGGCAACCTGCTGGACATGACCCGGCTCGATGCCGGCGCCCTGCAGCCCAAGCGCGAGACCTGCGAACTGCAGGAGATCGTCGGCTCGGCGCTGCAGCACACGGCGCGCCTGCTGGAACGGCATCAGGTCGTCACCGCCTATGCGCCGGACCTGCCGATGCTGAGCCTGGACTTCGTGCTGATGGAGCAGGTGCTGGTCAACCTGCTGGAGAACGCCGGCAAGTACGCCCCCGAGGGCAGCCGCATCGAGGTCTCGGCGCAGCGCCACCGCTACGCCGTCTCCATCGAGGTGCGTGACGAGGGCCCAGGCATCCCCGAGGCCGACCTGCAGCGCATCTTCGATCCCTTCTTCCGCATCCGTGGTGGCGATCGCCAGCGCGCCGGCATCGGCCTGGGCCTGGCGGTCTGCCGCGGCTTCGTCGACGCCATGGGCGGACGCATCCGCGCGCGCAACCGCCGCGAGCGCAGCGGCAGCGTCTTCGAGATCGAGCTGCCCTCGTCCCTGTTCGTGGCACCGGCCCAGGGGATCGAAAGCTGA